The Paenibacillus uliginis N3/975 genome has a window encoding:
- a CDS encoding thioesterase II family protein, with protein MIDHGLRGCNILKLFCIPYAGGSSSFYFFWKKTLNEDIELIPLELAGKGRRISEDMYKSFHEMVDDVYSLMLPHIKDGSPFAVFGHSMGGSIVYEIAERLEVFNVKHLFISGCRAPHLKREERKFETDEEMIRTLVQLGGTPIEFLRNKDFVQTFFPIIRGDLKNLYAHSFEKKKITTPTTIMHGTKEDCIIDDVLMWNEYFYSKPNIEFFDGGHFFIEKFEKEVTYIINKALIETTNQNKEVK; from the coding sequence ATGATAGACCACGGATTGAGAGGATGTAATATTTTGAAATTATTTTGTATCCCTTATGCAGGAGGATCGTCTTCGTTTTATTTTTTTTGGAAAAAGACATTAAATGAAGATATAGAGTTAATTCCTCTGGAGTTGGCTGGAAAAGGTAGGCGAATTAGCGAGGATATGTACAAGTCATTTCATGAAATGGTAGATGACGTATACAGTCTGATGTTACCGCACATTAAAGACGGAAGTCCATTTGCTGTGTTTGGACATAGTATGGGAGGAAGCATTGTATATGAAATAGCTGAGAGATTAGAGGTGTTTAACGTTAAACATCTTTTTATTTCAGGATGTAGAGCACCACACTTAAAAAGAGAAGAAAGAAAATTTGAAACTGATGAAGAAATGATACGAACGTTAGTGCAACTAGGTGGGACACCTATTGAATTTTTACGAAATAAAGACTTTGTACAAACATTTTTTCCAATTATTCGTGGAGACTTAAAAAATCTATATGCTCATTCTTTTGAAAAAAAGAAAATAACTACTCCAACTACAATTATGCATGGTACGAAGGAAGACTGTATTATAGATGATGTCTTAATGTGGAATGAATATTTTTACTCAAAGCCTAATATCGAATTTTTCGATGGAGGGCATTTTTTTATTGAAAAATTCGAAAAAGAAGTAACTTATATTATTAATAAAGCACTAATTGAAACGACAAATCAAAATAAGGAGGTTAAATAA
- the sbnA gene encoding 2,3-diaminopropionate biosynthesis protein SbnA — translation MFNNILENAGSTPLVNVTMNELENIKIFSKMEMFNPTGSVKDRAAMYTLKKLLEDGTINKDTIIIESSSGNFGLALAAACRYYGLKFYCVIDKNIMPDNERLIEVLSEKVFKVEEADAYGGYLLNRIKKVHSLKNEIANSYWINQYENPINAESYYQTLGTEIVNSVEHIDFLFMGVSSGGTITGVSNKVKEKFPDAKVIAVDIEGSVIFCDKSGRRRIPGIGSSKYPKILEKAQIDGHIIVSESETVKMCHYLFENMYILAGGSSGSVMAGIVKYFTINPVNSMKNVVTVFPDRGERYAGTIYNPDWYSSLLSKDKGEFICYI, via the coding sequence ATGTTTAATAATATTCTAGAGAATGCAGGAAGTACCCCGTTAGTTAACGTTACCATGAATGAATTAGAAAACATAAAGATTTTTTCGAAGATGGAAATGTTTAATCCTACCGGAAGTGTGAAAGATAGAGCAGCGATGTATACACTTAAAAAATTGCTTGAAGATGGGACGATTAATAAGGACACGATTATTATAGAATCTTCTTCCGGGAATTTTGGTCTTGCACTTGCGGCGGCCTGCCGCTACTACGGATTAAAGTTTTATTGTGTTATCGACAAGAATATTATGCCAGACAATGAACGATTAATAGAGGTACTAAGTGAGAAAGTATTTAAAGTAGAAGAAGCAGATGCATATGGCGGTTACTTATTAAATAGAATAAAAAAAGTACATAGTTTAAAAAATGAGATCGCTAATTCTTACTGGATAAATCAATATGAAAACCCAATAAATGCAGAATCTTATTATCAAACATTAGGAACTGAAATTGTGAATTCCGTGGAACATATTGACTTTCTGTTTATGGGAGTAAGCTCAGGAGGGACAATAACAGGGGTATCTAATAAGGTTAAAGAAAAGTTTCCTGATGCAAAAGTTATTGCTGTAGACATTGAAGGTTCGGTCATATTTTGTGATAAATCGGGGAGACGCAGAATACCTGGTATTGGATCTAGTAAATATCCTAAAATACTGGAAAAGGCCCAAATAGACGGACATATAATCGTGAGTGAGTCAGAAACAGTAAAGATGTGCCATTATTTATTCGAAAATATGTATATACTAGCTGGTGGTTCATCAGGTTCTGTTATGGCTGGAATAGTGAAATATTTCACTATTAATCCGGTTAATAGTATGAAAAATGTAGTCACTGTATTTCCTGATAGAGGAGAGAGATATGCAGGTACGATATATAATCCGGATTGGTATTCAAGTCTATTATCAAAAGATAAAGGAGAATTCATATGCTATATCTAA
- a CDS encoding 2,3-diaminopropionate biosynthesis protein SbnB: MLYLNEHDLQKVGIKWEETIEVIRNTIQLLDTDNIVQPIKPYLRFKDQKNRIIAMPAYVGEGYDVAGIKWIASFPDNINKGISRANSVVILNNADTGQVKAIVNGSLLSVIRTVSVSGLFVKLYLEAKSLKRFSLGILGWGPIGQHHYQMCRHLFEDQIESIYLYDINNTKFPEDVMNDSKVRVCGNWRDVYSQADVFITCTVSSERYIDSEPKQGSLLLNVSLRDYKSGVYEYVKNGIVVDSWKEVCRENTDVELFHLQNGLMESDVLTFKDIVSDSMLEKINNDQSIMINPMGMSAFDMSIGEYYFRLASKENIGLLLE, from the coding sequence ATGCTATATCTAAATGAACATGATTTACAAAAAGTAGGTATAAAGTGGGAAGAAACGATCGAAGTGATTCGTAATACTATTCAGTTATTAGACACAGACAATATTGTTCAACCAATAAAGCCATATCTCAGATTTAAAGATCAAAAAAATAGAATCATTGCTATGCCTGCCTATGTAGGGGAAGGCTATGATGTAGCAGGAATTAAGTGGATTGCTAGTTTCCCGGATAATATAAATAAAGGAATTTCTAGAGCGAATAGTGTGGTTATTCTTAACAATGCTGATACGGGACAAGTTAAAGCTATTGTAAATGGTTCTTTGCTTAGTGTTATTCGAACAGTTTCTGTTAGTGGTCTGTTTGTAAAATTATATTTAGAAGCAAAGTCTTTAAAGCGCTTCTCTTTGGGCATCCTTGGTTGGGGGCCGATTGGGCAACATCATTATCAAATGTGTCGTCATTTATTTGAGGATCAAATAGAGAGTATCTATTTATATGATATTAATAACACAAAGTTTCCAGAGGATGTTATGAACGACTCTAAAGTTAGAGTGTGTGGAAACTGGAGAGACGTGTACAGTCAGGCAGATGTGTTCATTACATGTACGGTATCTAGTGAGCGATATATTGACTCTGAGCCAAAGCAGGGTTCTTTATTATTAAATGTATCACTAAGAGATTATAAATCGGGTGTTTATGAATATGTGAAAAACGGAATTGTAGTAGATAGTTGGAAAGAAGTGTGTCGGGAAAATACAGATGTTGAATTATTCCATTTGCAAAACGGATTAATGGAATCAGATGTACTAACTTTCAAAGATATTGTTTCTGATTCTATGCTAGAGAAAATAAACAATGATCAATCGATAATGATAAATCCAATGGGGATGTCTGCGTTTGATATGTCTATTGGGGAGTATTATTTTAGGCTCGCAAGTAAAGAAAACATTGGTCTTCTACTTGAGTGA